In Labrus mixtus chromosome 22, fLabMix1.1, whole genome shotgun sequence, the genomic window GGAAGATCTTTAAGGTAGGTTTGATGTCTGCATTACCTAAAGAAGGTGAGGAGGAAGACAACCAGGTGATGATGGGTGTACTGTGACAGGTAGCCACAGCACGAGGGAGGCATCACAGGGGCGGCTGGAGGGAAGAAGAGGCGGAGGTGGAGGACAAGGAagaaggaggtggtggaggtcTTCAGGGGGAATAGCAACAAGACAGGGAGGGGACTCAGCTATATTTTCCCACTATGCCTGATGGGAAAAGGACAAAGTAACAAAGTAGCCTGGAGAGAATGAATTAGAAAAACAGCATTATGTGTTAATATGTCCTTTTTATGACACTGATTATTACTTTTACTAAAAACAGTCATATCATTAAACACCGGTACTGTTTCTGTTTGAGAGAAGTTTACAAATGAATGACACACAGTGACTATCACCGCCACACATCCCAGGATTAAAGTTGACCATAGGTGTTTCATGCAAAAAGGGAAAGAGTGGATGTTCCTTTCAAAGGTTGCAGAGTTtgacttcacccccccccccccccaagtttCTAGAGACCACCAGGTGATGAATACCGTTTTACCTGTAGTGGAGCAGATAAGCGCTACAATCTTTCAATTTGTGATACAAGCGTGAAAATTGGCACGAGCCGTCTCCGTGGGTCACTTGACAATAAGGCACACCACAGCTACTTGAAATTTCAAGATGGCGGCCATTTTTTCTCTCCAAGATGGCCACCACCTTAGTGGAGCAGTTGGGCTCAAGAAATCATTTAGTTGGCGATACAAGCatgaaatgagatgaaatgaGCCGTCTCAAAGGGTCATTTGACGAGAAACGTCCACATCCACTTGAAATTTCAAGATGGTTCAGGATGACTGCCGCCCCCGCCATGTGGCTCTTTAAATGATACATTTTCTCGTAGAAATGCATTGGGTTCCTCAAAAGGCCTGTCCAGTTTGGTAAAAGCTGTCAGGAGTTGcctctcacctctctctttttttttttaaactaacagCCATTcaatttgtcaaataaatacTAAGGGgtgggaaaacaaaaaataagattAATAAATTAGCACAGTTGTGTTGCTGATCGGACAGTGcttcaaaataataattgagCAATGGCTAATACTGAATGACAATAAGTACAGATCCAGAGGCAACAGCAGCTCTGGCTGACACAGCCACAGAACCATGACAAACAGAAAGTATCTCAAACAATACTAAGGAACTAAACTGAAAATAGGCTTCACTGTTAGATATAGGCAGTGGAAGCACAAAGTAACAACTGACATTTTCACAGTAATAGGCTGGTGCCAAAGCAAAACATGATGCGCCGATGTGCCGAGGGGAAGCCGAGCCATAGGCCTacacctgaaaacacaagaGGACAACGGGGGAATAACTCTGGCAAAAGAAACATGCAAATAGGTTCTAGCAGGGGCAACTGAGTCCATATCTGAAGCGCTTACACCTTCCAGTACGCCTTGGTGCACCTACATTTCCCAACAACTCTCCGCAATAGGTGGAAGTGGAGTCCAGAAGACTCGTGCTTCTCTGTTGAATAAACTCGGCTGAATGAGTTTTTCCTTGGTGTCCTGCTGacaaatgaaacatctgtccCAGTTAGTTTTCTCAACTGTCACGATGGCTTCTGCCGTGTCAGCAGCAAATGCATAGGCAGAGGCCGAGGGTTTATCCGTTTACCACCTTTTACCAAGCACTTTGATGTATGAGATACGACTAAGTTCATGCCTTAACCCTACACTTAGTCCGATCGTTCATCCAATGCCATTCATATCCCGTGCGATCTGTACACCATCCGGTTAACTAAAACCCCATTAACCTTGGCTCGGCTCTCCCGCGCTGGCACAACCTGTCAATTCAGGTGCGGCTATCTAACTGTTTTGGGGTCAATTAGACAGCATTTGGGATACTAACTTTCAATTCGCTGACATTGAACCCCACTCTGAGTTTAACAGCAGTGATATATCACCAGTGTGCCCTGGTGGTGCAGATATTCACTCTTGTCTAATCTAtgatcaacacatcaacacaactGTATTTTGATGCGTTAAAAGTTGTTCTTTAGCATAatctaaaacacacaaaataaaatgacagcAAATCATCCTTAACGAAAAAAACCCAATATATTTCTATGAGAAAATTGATCTTTTGAGGATCCAGGGGGGCGGCCATCTTGAAAATATAAATTTCAAGTGGCTGGGAGTGTTTTCTTGTCAAGCAACCCTGAGAGACTGCTCATACCAATTTTCATGCTTGTATCATCCACTGAAAGATTCTGACGGAAATAAGCACTGAGCCGCTCCACTACTGTTCATTGAACCGGTCATGGATGATACCTGTGCTGCAACAGGCAGTCTCTTGTCCAGAGTTTCCATCtcctttggtttaaaaaaaaaaacgagtatCAATAGGAGCATTCGGGCTGAATGGTAGGTGTTGTCCGGCCACTACACATATCAAAGGACCCAGTGTATTACACCTCACCCAGCAGCCTGTTCAGTGTTAGCTGTGCAGCACCTCATGATGTTAACACAGCTTTACATAGTAGAAAATAGAGATGCAGCGCTACTTTTCAACCCAAAAAGGACTCTGATACCTAAACCTGGGGTTTCCCTCAGACAGACTACCTATTCTACATTGGTGCTGCCTTTTCCCCTGAATTTAAAATCTGCATTCCCCACAGCCGTTTCTCATGCTTTCCTTCAAATTGCACAAAAAGGTATTTTGGGTAAAAGTACTTTTTATGTAATGAggatgaaaaaagaaactgaatgtAGATCAGTTACATGATAGGCAGTGACAAGGATCAACACTGAAAAGTGCACAACAATCTGTGGGATTGGTTTAAGAGATCAACTCAAGCAAAGCACAATCTTAATTctaaacaaaacagacatttagaCTCTGCTGTGTAATAGCTTGTGTGATTAATTTGAGAAGCATTCATCTGAAAAACACTGATATGAAAGTCAGCGGTCTCACTTCCACTTCTTTGGTGAATCATTTCATAACCagatcgtgtttttttttttttaaatgtttcacatgACTGCTTCTACATCCTGGTTAACAGTCGAGCAACACTTCTTGTATCCGGTTGTGTGCTCTGTCTACTCAGGATTATAATAGAAGAAGGGAGAGATGGTTTTCACACTTAAATCAACAAGTTTAGAATGATCTCATGAAAGCACCAACATTGTAATCTACATGATCTTTTCTTACTTATGACAAGCCTTTTGTTATTACAGAACAACTTCATGTCAACTTTAGTATCTGTTTACATTTCAGTGACAGAATGTTCTGTTCTGTGTCtcgcagtgtttttttttgattgattgattgattaaatttatttcagacatatcaaataaaaaaaacatatcaaaaatacaaaacaaaatgaaaagcacgaaaatacaataaacaaaaaacaaagttcaaattatttcacaaaaaaaagaaaatgcaaattacatatattcaattgatatgcctgaaaaggagtaggaagaagtataaaaagtatttaatcctaccccttttccacagctcaataattaatatttattaaatttaattaacttcctgtgttccttataatctctctatatacaatttgctacactatatttgatatttacaatccagtgattttccatacatatatacaacttgatatactatgattttttatactttatatatttatacaatccatatATCCCTTTCCCTTTCTTTCAGCAAAGCACTGTTCAAACAGCCTGTCACAGGTGCTGTTTCCACCATAGGTGCGTGTCAGCAAGTTTTCATTCCCTATCGACACAGAAACTGACAGGTGGGACTGTCTTATTATCCACTGGAggacaaaatgaaaggaaaatggaaaaaaagcgTGATAACCAGTTCAATGGTCGCTATCAATAGTCCTGCAGACTGAAGAGAAGACGGATCACTTTAGTCTACTTTGTGCCTCTCATATTAACTCTGTTTGGTGTGCTAACCCGGATTATTTAGCTGGTCATAGATGACAATATCATCTTTTAATAAGAATACAAAATACGGCCCTAAATACCCAGTCTTTAACGCATTTTCacaagaaatgtaaatgtatttgccACCTCTAATCCAAGCAGTTTCTGCCCATCTCTGCCTCATAAAGTGACACGGCACATACCGCTACTTGGTCACCGAGCCTTTATTTACACAGCCAGTTCCGGGTCCTTTGAACCTTTAAAGTCTACTTTCACACAGCAGACATTTAAAGCGTCATACTCTGAAGAAACAAGCAAAAGACAGAGCGTTTTCTTACCTTTCTGCTCGTGTAGTTTGCTCTCCGTGTAGTGTTGCAGACAATCCCGTGTTTATTGTGGATTCCTGTGACGCGAACGTCGCTTCCCACAACAAGAGCACGGCGGCGCACTGCTGCCACCAGCAGGACAGGGGTGGAACAACACGAGGGGAATGACAGGTGGGGGATACTACTGGGAGAGTGACAGGAGCCTCTGAGTGACAACTGCTGAGCTTTCACCTGTCACTGTACCACTTGTTGGAAGAGCCAACCTCTCATTGGCTCCAGGAAAATATCTACATAGTTCAAAATCTGCTGCGCCAAATGTACTTTGTACTTCACTGCCTGACACTGAGACAAGGACTCAGCACAGACATTGGACCACACTTTAATTCTGGTAAGCCTTTAACTATAATAAAAGGTAAGGCCGTTTGTTATGtgtttaaagtgtattttaagaGGAGTTGCATACTTTTACGTTTTGACATTGTTCTGAATTTCTATTGCTGTTAGATTTGTTAAGTTTTAACAGGCTCATATGTGTAGTGACATACAACAGGTTGCCCACCATTGATCTGTGTGATAAACAAGGATAAGTAAGGAAATATATAAGTAGGCCATGAAAACtaagaatttaaaataataatgtgataaaagaagtgaaatctttttttattccttgtAAAATTATTGAGTGTGCACTAAATAAACACAGGTGAAAAAGATGTAATGAACTTCATTGTATGCTTTCTACCTATTTATGAAACAGTTGTtctgttaatttaaagtaattaTTACTTTATTGGTCCCATCTGGTCATCATTGtataataacattttacaaaacatttcatttttggaaaaCCATTTTTGacttttagtttgtttgtcCTTCTCACTCTCTTAGTGAATATTTAGGCCTATATGGAATTGACACCAAGAAGGGTGGGCTGCATGACCTACAGCTGCATGAGCAACTGTAGCTCAGAAGCAGTTGTGATGGGAATTCCAACAAATCTCAGATTTGGAGGGAAATAATGTCACGCAATGATGTATTTCCCTTTTGTCAGTATTTTCCCTGCAGCTATTCCTGAATAAGGTCATTGCAGTTAGTATTAAGAgtcatttattcattctttattGCTTGCTCATTATGGAAGTTGTGTGGGAGAGAACCAGCTGAtgaaaaaagagggagggagagagagaggaagtcacATTCAGGGTatgtggggggagagagagagtgaatgaaAGTTGAGGATTGGAGAAGAGACAGGGAGACGAGTGTACAGTAGTTTGAGGTGGGACTCTTCTGTCACTATTTTCACTTAAACATCTAATGACTTGCTTCAAGGCTTAAGTGAAGTTAGAAAAATCCTATTGCAGATTGTCCAACCTGGACTTATAGTGCGCCACAGTGGTTTGGAGGTTATACCCATGGATACTATTATAGCAGCTTTGGTTGCATTATGCTCCCATCTCACACGGGAGCACATGGAAACTAAACGGCAGAAAGAGGTATGAAACAGATTTAATTTTGTGTAGAGTGGGATTTCCATCAGATTTGATGTCTTGTATTTCCTTTGGCTTTTCTCAAAATTTGAGAATCATACAATTATATTATGAGTGAAATGTATTCATGTGGTaaattgctttttgtttttttaaggtgtaAGTATTTCtaaaatttgaaaaatgagAACTGCTCTGCTTTTTGCAACCAGCTGCCTATACATGTTTTGATTAATTGTGTAGCTCTGGAGGGTTTGTTGTCTTTATCAAACAGAACCATGTATCTAAATGTTTCCCAGCTTATCATCAGCTATGTCTTTATGTCTTTAAGAGCCGTATCCTGTGACACTGTCATTACAGCTACATATCAGCTAAACAAATGATGACAACAGAGCTGGGAAATTACCCAGCGCTATCTTAGAGGCCACTGAACTTTGAGACGCTGGCCTTAGAGATGTGAAAGTATTTGAGTCAAGAGGAAGAGAGTATTTTCGTCACCTTGAGGGACAAAGGTTGTGACAGCATCAGATTTGGGAATATATAACTGTACactaaaggaaagaaaaagcagaaaaaagtgaTTCATTTGTGCAAGAGCTAACTAATGACCTTAAAAATGTTGGTTTGTGTGATGAAATTCTTGGGTAACTTCCACTGGGTCCCTGACTGATCTTTTTTTCCTTGAGTCTGCCCAGCTGTACCCTGAATACTGCAAATAACCAGCTTTATCACACCTATTCAGTCCATTTGGATACATAATGAGGAAACAAAATGTGATTCAGTCTCATTGAAAATGCCCATCACATTGCCATTTTGAGCCAAGCCAACGGGATGGATGCTAATAACAAAGCTAGTTTAGATTAGTTACTTAGGATCCCCTGCAGCTATCCTAATGGTTAACACATTGCTGAAAACATTGAACCCAGAAATGACATTAAATATGATTATCTTTCTGTTTCTTGGTCTCAGGTGTACAGTAATGATGGCGACGTTTGATAGAATGAAAACCAAGTCGGACTACACTTACTCCACTGTCATCAGGTTTGTATGGGTTTATCTGTACACATCTCCCCTATAGAACATTGATATTTTTCTCATGACCTTGAGAAATTAGTATAGTCATCGTCTCCATAAAGGAAAAGTCAGAAAAGGTCAGACATCCTATGGCTTCCCATTTCCGCCTGTTTATTTAGTAAAACGTAACAGTTTGATGAAATGGGCTGTGGTCCAAGTTAGTGTTTATTTagtgagccaatcagaagaagaTGCTCGGTCATAGGGTTGTCCTCTGGCATGTACAGGCTGAATTTTCCCACATGTcgccagaaaaagaaagagtgtcCCCAAACTGGCAGTTAAAGGAAATGAACTGGGAAGTCTAGGGAACTTTGAAGTAATGAGGAGTTCTCTAAAATTATGATTCTCAACTTTTTAGattaaaaagttcatgaagtaaGCTCAAGAACCCCTCGCAGTTGTGTACTTTAACACATTTCTCCATTACAATTTAATTTGCCATTTTGGTCTTATATCCAAACTTCATGCTAGGCAGAAGATTTTTCAACCATTTAGCCCTTACCTTTAGCTGTTTAAGAAAGTTCAGCTAATTGCCAATGTATGGTgctaaacattacatttaactTACTAACTACTTTGTGACtgtttttcaatcattttagCTAGGTATGGGTTAGCTTACTGAACTACTTTATCCAGTATGTTTAAGTAGTAGTTTTGGTTATCTAAACAGTTTAGCAGTTATGATAACTTATTCATTAGTTATCATAAACTATTCATCAAGTGTGGACTTTTGTCTTAACATGCTATACAATGCTAAGATGGCTTCTGTTAGCTCGTTTGCTAGAAAAAGCTTTGATTCAAAATATGTTGGCTTGCTTGCTAAGTTTCAGGCGCTCTTATTGGAAACACGGGGTGTTTGGTTGTGCGATACCATGGCAGATACGTGACTGCTTATTGTAACAATTTTGTCTTCTGGAGATCAGTAGGCCTATCAAATACATTTGCAATCATATTGGGTAGACCTACATattttttttgaatatttttcaagTGACTTTAGTTATTCTGCAACTAACAGGATCCCTGTTTAGCATTCAactcttttctttgtgtatttaGGCCAAAGAAGAGCTCGCTTGTTGAGACAAGGCAACCCCATATTGCCTCAACAGAAAACAAGTTAGCTGAGCAAAGAAAAGAGTGGGCTCCAAAGCTCCCCTTCACCCCATTAGACAACCTTATCAATCCAAGGGAAAAATCACCCAAGATGGCACACAAGAGGCCGACGCTTGACCCTCAAAGCAATGAGAAAGCTCTCTTCATAGGTAACAAGCTCCCCAGATCCAATGGTTGCAACATCAAGGACAAGATTTCCCTGTGGGAGGGTAAGGAACCTGATCACTCGACCACTACCTCCAGTTCTTTGGGCCAGTCTACCAGCATAAAAAGGACAGACTCCCTGACGAAAAGCATCAGTAAAATCACTGATGAGCAGAGTGCAGAGAGTTATGGACGAGTCGCACATGAGGAAAAGCAAAATCATGGGAAAGGGAATTTAGGAAAACCTGAAGACTCAAGGCCTTGTTCTCCTTTAGAAAGTGGGAAACCGCAAAGAGGTATGCTTAACAGCAGCAAGTCCAGTGAGAACAATGCATTGGAGGATTGTAGTAGAACAATCTTTAAGCAAAAGGAGGATCATGATAAAGAGAACGAAGAAGGGCCGGGGGATTCAAGGTCTTGTTCGCCTACAACAactacacagcagcagcaggtggggACATTGAGAAAAAGcaatgaaaagacaaaagttgGACAAAACAGCCAGGAGAAGAGAGCTGTATTCACtcttttcaaaaagcttgatGCTATGGGAGGAAACCATGGGAAAACTCCTCCAGAGCTTGGAAAGTATTTCAGCCCGCCAAGCAAGGACAAACAGGTAGAGGTCAAGAAGAAAATATCTGAAGTTAATGGTCAGGCGAATGCAGTGGAATTGTCTGGGGCTACAGAAGCAAAGCAGAGTCAGGAGAACGTGTACACAGAACCAGGGACACTCCCAATCAACCCAGTCCCAAAACCCAGACGTACCTTCCAGCATCCGGCTAACGCCCCCGATGGGAAGAGTCAAAGACAGGGGACAGGGCAGAGGAATCTCCCTCCATTGCCCTCCAGCTCCATAAAAAGTATCTCAAAACCTCCTCCTGGTGTCTATGGGAGACCCAGGGGTGAGAGAGTCAGAGACCACATCAACAggtataaagaaaataaagtcctTTAGCTCTAGTGAAAGCTTAACCAACTTGAAATACATTATACAGTCTGAAGCTATTGTAACAGTTTGTTTGGATGTAGCATTATTAAAAGGAATAAGAAGATTTTAAACAGTTCATAGAAATTGATGTTAGAGCAAATATAATGACTGAATCGTACAAAAGCTTTTagtggattttattttatcCTGTGATAACAAGTCATTTTAGGTTGTTTTGAGAGATTGCCTTATTGATCTCATTTCCCCAGAGttacaaaagcagaaaacaaacataagcTTGACTTACCTCATTTGTGTTGCCAATGGTAGGATGGCATGTCTTGGTCTGGCCAATCACAGTGACCAACACATTGTCTTAATTTCTAGATCGCCAGAAGATTTGCCTGTTAGCATGAGAGAACAAGCTTTGTTATCCTGAGTTAAAGAGATATATTAATCCCTTGTAATGGGTTTAAAACCTTTGACAACGAGAACAATAAGTAAAGATCTCTAGAAAATAACTGTAGATTGCTCATCATCACTGGAAAAGTATGCATATCTGACACTTAGAagtatgtttaattattttcctaTCACTGTCACAGGAAATCTTTTGAGTTCGAAGACCTCGCCGGGTCAAGAGGCCCGCTtttctctcgctcactctcacAGGAACATCACTATGAGGACATCCTGGGTGAGAAACTTCTATTATCCATCAccggtttttctttttccaagaatatgttttggaaaatgtactttgtttgttttcttagtaaagtaaagaggagtagATAGATTCCACTGGGGTATTGGTCTGGTATATGAAACTACACCcagcagcctgttagcttagcttagcataaagaatgGATACTAGTTGGAAAGCTAACCCTtggtttaaatatgaaaaaatctaTAAAGCCACTCTAAAACTTCCTGATAAAGAATTAtaatctgttttgtttcatttatacAAACATAGCATAAGAATGACAACTTCTGATTTTAAGGACAGTTTTATGTTGAACATTTCTTGCCGTGGTGTTGCTTTTTGGTCGCCTAGCACATTAGCCTCACCATAATTGTGTGGTTACTGGCgtgcagatttttttccctttgaataGAGCCACTCTACtgtttctcccttttctttgtgctcagctaagctaactagctaaaaTACAATCAAAATGGACTGTACTATGGGACTGAAGCCCTTTTAACAAATTTTCAGGTGTTGAAATACCTTTGTTAGCATATGATTAGATGGATCTGTTTCTAATGTTTCACATCATTATTGAACAAGGTCAATATAATTAGATAAAGGTCAAATATGTAGCTATAAAATGTTAATATAGCTACTTCAAACTAAAATATTCTTGTATAGCGATATGTAGAACAACAGGGATTTTTCGCAtgagcatgtttttaaaatgccatCATTGGTCTCCCTGCAGACTCCTCCAAAGAGAACCCATATGAGGACATCGAGTTGGAGAGTCAGTGTTCCCAGCAGTCTTTGCCCTCCTCTCCTGGCGCTGATACTGCCAAGGTTCCTGCTGTACAAGCCAAACATAATACTTTTCATCAACAACACTTCTCATCTGAATGATTTTGATAAATTATTCTCCTTTTCTACAGAACTCGAGGCCTGGCTTCTTCAGGCAGAATTCAGCCAGGAGCTTTAAGCTGCTGGACCTGCGCAGATCCAACCAGTCGACCCACAGCAACAGCAGCGGTGGGGTTTCGTCTCCACCCCAGGTCAGCCCACCCTCCACTCCCAATGGGCCTGAAAACACTTCCTGGCTCCCCGGGGATCCCTACAGTCGCACCTGCCGCAGGATACCAACGGTATTGTTTTTGGTGCATAATTTAGAGCTGTCAGTGTATTTAGTAAACCAGGTTATCATGCTTTCTTATCAGTTGGAGTTTTTCTTCCAACAGGTTGTTCTAAGAATCAACAGCATCTTTGAGTCTCGGA contains:
- the LOC132956678 gene encoding DENN domain-containing protein 2A-like isoform X1, which encodes MMATFDRMKTKSDYTYSTVIRPKKSSLVETRQPHIASTENKLAEQRKEWAPKLPFTPLDNLINPREKSPKMAHKRPTLDPQSNEKALFIGNKLPRSNGCNIKDKISLWEGKEPDHSTTTSSSLGQSTSIKRTDSLTKSISKITDEQSAESYGRVAHEEKQNHGKGNLGKPEDSRPCSPLESGKPQRGMLNSSKSSENNALEDCSRTIFKQKEDHDKENEEGPGDSRSCSPTTTTQQQQVGTLRKSNEKTKVGQNSQEKRAVFTLFKKLDAMGGNHGKTPPELGKYFSPPSKDKQVEVKKKISEVNGQANAVELSGATEAKQSQENVYTEPGTLPINPVPKPRRTFQHPANAPDGKSQRQGTGQRNLPPLPSSSIKSISKPPPGVYGRPRGERVRDHINRKSFEFEDLAGSRGPLFSRSLSQEHHYEDILDSSKENPYEDIELESQCSQQSLPSSPGADTAKNSRPGFFRQNSARSFKLLDLRRSNQSTHSNSSGGVSSPPQVSPPSTPNGPENTSWLPGDPYSRTCRRIPTVVLRINSIFESRIGKKRLRRIYHYAETSSGRVTDDNSDSESEVDERAKAHRQRQRLVSVKSILSKPSQSRVHYNGTSSTREQELHQRQLFEYFLVVSLQKSKGGAHYLPEVTQQFPPKLERSFKFMRETEDQLKIIPQFCFPNANGWEPVENYPSEMFSFVLTGEDGSRRFGYCRRLLPSGKGKRLPEVYCIVSHLGCFNLFSKVLDEVERRRALSPALVQPFMRAIMEAQFPAPGRTITVKTFLPGSGTEVMELCRPSDSRLEHVDFECLFSCLSLRLLLRVLGSLLLERRVIFTADKLSTLSQCCHAVVALLYPFVWQHTYIPVLPSAMLDIVCTPTPFIVGLLSSSLPQLTELPLEEVLVVDLGNSRFLRQLDDEDSILPSKLQSALENVLERRRELAGERGGDTTSDHGYLSTVVSEAFVRFFIELVGHYPLFIVGEREDGYSSSSSSPAPCFFQRDGFRKAIPSKTMRRFLEVFMETQMFGWFIQERELHRQALKGLFEVRVQEYLDSIHENEHRRVNRFLKGLGNKMKFLSKK
- the LOC132956678 gene encoding DENN domain-containing protein 2A-like isoform X2; protein product: MMATFDRMKTKSDYTYSTVIRPKKSSLVETRQPHIASTENKLAEQRKEWAPKLPFTPLDNLINPREKSPKMAHKRPTLDPQSNEKALFIGNKLPRSNGCNIKDKISLWEGKEPDHSTTTSSSLGQSTSIKRTDSLTKSISKITDEQSAESYGRVAHEEKQNHGKGNLGKPEDSRPCSPLESGKPQRGMLNSSKSSENNALEDCSRTIFKQKEDHDKENEEGPGDSRSCSPTTTTQQQQVGTLRKSNEKTKVGQNSQEKRAVFTLFKKLDAMGGNHGKTPPELGKYFSPPSKDKQVEVKKKISEVNGQANAVELSGATEAKQSQENVYTEPGTLPINPVPKPRRTFQHPANAPDGKSQRQGTGQRNLPPLPSSSIKSISKPPPGVYGRPRGERVRDHINRKSFEFEDLAGSRGPLFSRSLSQEHHYEDILDSSKENPYEDIELESQCSQQSLPSSPGADTAKNSRPGFFRQNSARSFKLLDLRRSNQSTHSNSSGGVSSPPQVSPPSTPNGPENTSWLPGDPYSRTCRRIPTVVLRINSIFESRIGKKRLRRIYHYAETSSGRDDNSDSESEVDERAKAHRQRQRLVSVKSILSKPSQSRVHYNGTSSTREQELHQRQLFEYFLVVSLQKSKGGAHYLPEVTQQFPPKLERSFKFMRETEDQLKIIPQFCFPNANGWEPVENYPSEMFSFVLTGEDGSRRFGYCRRLLPSGKGKRLPEVYCIVSHLGCFNLFSKVLDEVERRRALSPALVQPFMRAIMEAQFPAPGRTITVKTFLPGSGTEVMELCRPSDSRLEHVDFECLFSCLSLRLLLRVLGSLLLERRVIFTADKLSTLSQCCHAVVALLYPFVWQHTYIPVLPSAMLDIVCTPTPFIVGLLSSSLPQLTELPLEEVLVVDLGNSRFLRQLDDEDSILPSKLQSALENVLERRRELAGERGGDTTSDHGYLSTVVSEAFVRFFIELVGHYPLFIVGEREDGYSSSSSSPAPCFFQRDGFRKAIPSKTMRRFLEVFMETQMFGWFIQERELHRQALKGLFEVRVQEYLDSIHENEHRRVNRFLKGLGNKMKFLSKK